The nucleotide sequence tgccaggcaggtgcTCTGTCCCTGAGCTGCGGCTTTTCCTTTGTTGCCCACCATGGGGGCTTCCTGGAGGTGTCTTGTTGTCCACTAGGGGAAGCAGATGGagccttggcctgctccagcagggctcttcttatgtgcagGAGGAGGTGGGGTTGGGGAGGGTGAACAGGGCATGGAGCGCTGGGGTAGGGTGGGGGAAGGATGATGAGTTGTGATGTCCGGTCTGTAGACCTGTGACTCCCTTTTCCATTCCCTTCTCCAAGTTTCCTTTCCCAGACCTCAGGAGTTACTGGATTCTCTCGTTGTTCCAGCAGATGATGGGATGGTGAGCGACAATGAGAATGGGAatgaagtggaggaggaggaggagaaggaggtgatACACCAGGAGgatggaggaggtggaggaggagatagtggaggGGACGTTACAAGTGAGAAGGCGGATGCCCAACAGGATCCACCACTAGAGAACTCCAAGGAGGCTCCTGATCATGAGCTAAACACCAGTGGTGGAGAGCCAGACCAGCCAGTTTTGGATGAGCAGCCAAAAAAGCCCCTGGGGAAGAGGCAGGCCAAGGCGGTCACCCACCGCAGCTTCAAGAAGTTATCCCCACGCAGCCACCACGGGCTGCTAAGCCACGCCAGCTGGTGCCATGATTGCGGCAAGGGCTTTGGCTTTGCCAGGCGCCCCCGGCTACATGGTGGCACTGGCCTGGAGAAGCCCTACAAGTGCAACGAGTGCGGCAAGTGCTTCCGGCTCAGCTCCACCCTGGTGACCCACCAGCGGCGCCACACCAGCACCAAGCCCTACCGCTGTGCAGAGTGCGGCAAGAGCTTCAGTGTTGGCTCAGCCTTCATCCAGCACCAGCGCACCCACGTGGGCAAGAGGAGCGGTGCCAGCCCGCCTCGGCCCTGTGAGTGTAACATTTGCGGCAAGAGTTTTGGCCTCCCAACCAACCTCATCAAGCACCAAAAACAGCACCTGGAAGAAAAGCCTTACAAGTGCGAGGAATGCGGCAAGGGCTTCAACTGGAACTCTCACCTGGAGCGTCATCGGCGCATCCACACTGGCGAGAAGCCTTACATCTGTGAAGACTGCGGCCGAGCTTTTGCCTGGAGTTCTCACCTGGACCGCCACCGGCGCACACACTTTGGCAGCATCCAGGCAACCGCTCCTTGCaagtactgcttggcggtggtggCCACACCAATTAGCAAAGCCAGCTCCAAACCCTACCAGTGCAACGAGTGTGGCAAAGGGTTCAACAAGAATGCGGCACTGTCCAAGCACCGCCGTGCCCATCACGCTGCAGAGAAACCCTACGTTTGCAAAGACTGTGGCAAGAGCTTTGGATTGAACGGCGCCTTGCTACAGCACCGGCGGACACGCCACCCAGACGATTCAGCCAAGCCTTACACCTGCAGTGACTGTGGCAAAAGCTTCGCCTGGAGCTCCCACTTGGACCGACACCGCCGCATCCATGCCGGTGACAAGCCCTACCACTGCGACAACTGCGGCAAGGGTTTCTCCCAGAGCTCCCACTTAGAGCGGCACCAGCGAGTGCACAGGAGTGCCGAGTGCCCGCCCTGCCGCTGCATGGACTGTGGCTTTGTGGGGACCCGGCAGAAGCGCCGCCGTGGCACCTTGCTGCCCTGCAAGTGCAGCGACTGCGGTAAGAGTTTCTTGTGGTGGCGCCCAGCCTGCAGCGAGtgtgggaggggtgggggggagggtgTGCGCCACCAAGGCACTCAGACTGGCGAGAAGCCCTACTCCTGCATAGACTGTGGCAAGTGCTTTGCCCAGAACTCT is from Rhineura floridana isolate rRhiFlo1 chromosome 3, rRhiFlo1.hap2, whole genome shotgun sequence and encodes:
- the LOC133378823 gene encoding zinc finger protein 345-like, with translation MQENYENVISLAEEIAISWPRITAFAESHRRRGLAPVSFPRPQELLDSLVVPADDGMVSDNENGNEVEEEEEKEVIHQEDGGGGGGDSGGDVTSEKADAQQDPPLENSKEAPDHELNTSGGEPDQPVLDEQPKKPLGKRQAKAVTHRSFKKLSPRSHHGLLSHASWCHDCGKGFGFARRPRLHGGTGLEKPYKCNECGKCFRLSSTLVTHQRRHTSTKPYRCAECGKSFSVGSAFIQHQRTHVGKRSGASPPRPCECNICGKSFGLPTNLIKHQKQHLEEKPYKCEECGKGFNWNSHLERHRRIHTGEKPYICEDCGRAFAWSSHLDRHRRTHFGSIQATAPCKYCLAVVATPISKASSKPYQCNECGKGFNKNAALSKHRRAHHAAEKPYVCKDCGKSFGLNGALLQHRRTRHPDDSAKPYTCSDCGKSFAWSSHLDRHRRIHAGDKPYHCDNCGKGFSQSSHLERHQRVHRSAECPPCRCMDCGFVGTRQKRRRGTLLPCKCSDCGKSFLWWRPACSECGRGGGEGVRHQGTQTGEKPYSCIDCGKCFAQNSALAKHRRMHTGEKPYKCNECGKCFGMRSNLLKHQRTHLGEKPYKCGDCGKGFIQKSDLTKHRRMHTGEKPYRCDACGKCFSVSSNLIKHQRIHLGEKPYACGECDKAFIQRSELTIHQRTHTGEKPYKCGICGKCFSRSSHLNRHQRTHSTDKASAGAGTAHGMLQAASAAKPAVSLPSSAFSASFASPGPLPTLPSFPSSPSPLPIPSLELPWALPFPSRGFPHPPFPSPTPSGGQASSLIN